From Streptomyces qinzhouensis, one genomic window encodes:
- a CDS encoding HAD-IA family hydrolase, producing the protein MNVRAVVFDIGGVLEITPSTDWRRSWEHRLGLGPGGIDCRLAAVWAAGAVGGLTEAGVRAGISGLLDLDARATDAFLTDLWDEYLGSPNTVLVDFVRKLPVSFPGARLGVLSNSFAGAGEREEAAYGYSALFEEIVYSHECGLLKPDPRAYALVCDRLGVRPGDCLFVDDAEANTTAAEAFGMRTLLFRGIEDTARTIAAVTAHLAAAPAPLAEERATAGERRHPGTPTGSGG; encoded by the coding sequence ATGAACGTGCGCGCGGTCGTTTTCGATATCGGCGGAGTACTGGAGATCACCCCCTCGACGGACTGGCGGCGGTCCTGGGAGCACCGTCTGGGCCTCGGCCCCGGCGGAATCGACTGCCGGCTGGCTGCCGTCTGGGCGGCGGGCGCCGTCGGCGGCCTCACCGAAGCCGGTGTCCGCGCCGGGATCTCCGGACTGCTCGATCTCGACGCCCGCGCCACCGACGCCTTTCTGACGGATCTCTGGGACGAGTACCTCGGATCGCCGAACACCGTCCTCGTCGACTTCGTCCGAAAACTGCCGGTCAGCTTCCCCGGCGCCCGTCTCGGCGTGCTCAGCAACAGCTTCGCCGGAGCCGGTGAGCGGGAGGAGGCCGCATACGGCTACAGCGCCCTGTTCGAGGAGATCGTCTACTCCCACGAGTGCGGCCTCCTCAAACCCGACCCACGGGCCTACGCGCTGGTCTGCGACCGCCTCGGAGTCCGCCCCGGGGACTGCCTCTTCGTCGACGACGCCGAGGCCAACACCACTGCGGCCGAGGCGTTCGGCATGCGCACGCTCCTTTTCCGGGGCATCGAGGACACCGCGCGTACCATCGCCGCCGTCACCGCCCATCTCGCTGCCGCGCCGGCCCCGCTCGCGGAAGAACGCGCGACCGCGGGGGAGCGGCGGCACCCCGGCACCCCGACCGGGTCCGGCGGATGA
- a CDS encoding type III PLP-dependent enzyme: MTPAPGPVTVPAAVERLVRSLPPEKLPAYVYDLAALRDHAARIRTALGPRTELYYAAKANPETDVLRALSPYVDGYEVSSGGELAHVADAVPGRPLAFGGPGKTPEETSAALRTGVARFHVESARDLRQLARLARENGAGTGGRPPVGVLLRVNLPVPGGLPAGSALTMGGSPSPFGVDPADAEDLLRELTGDGRPVLRWYGVHAHLASGLTAPQHLALARSVVTWSAALAARHGLPLPEVNVGGGMTVDYTRPADRFDWAALGAGLDRLADEHPGTVLRIEPGRALTAYCGWYATEVLDVKRSHGENFAVLRGGTHHLRTPATKGHDQPCAVLPVRDRPDERPGDLVGALAETAGTVTLTGQLCTPKDVLARGVTAPGLRPGDRVAFALAGAYAWNISHHDFLMHPRPGFHFLGASPGGGPGRP, encoded by the coding sequence ATGACCCCCGCACCCGGCCCGGTCACGGTCCCCGCCGCCGTCGAACGGCTCGTCCGCTCCCTGCCCCCCGAGAAGCTGCCCGCGTACGTCTACGACCTCGCCGCCCTGCGGGACCACGCGGCCCGGATCCGGACCGCCCTCGGCCCCCGTACCGAGCTGTACTACGCGGCCAAGGCCAACCCGGAGACGGATGTCCTGCGCGCCCTGTCCCCCTACGTCGACGGCTACGAGGTCTCCTCCGGCGGGGAGCTGGCCCACGTGGCGGACGCGGTACCCGGCCGCCCCCTCGCGTTCGGCGGGCCCGGCAAGACACCCGAGGAGACCTCGGCCGCGCTGCGGACCGGCGTCGCCCGCTTCCATGTCGAGAGCGCCCGCGATCTGCGGCAGCTCGCCCGCCTGGCCCGGGAGAACGGGGCCGGGACCGGCGGCCGGCCCCCCGTCGGCGTACTCCTCAGGGTCAACCTTCCGGTCCCCGGCGGGCTGCCCGCCGGCAGCGCCCTGACCATGGGCGGCAGCCCGTCCCCCTTCGGCGTCGACCCGGCCGATGCGGAGGACCTGCTGCGGGAACTCACCGGCGACGGCCGGCCGGTCCTGCGCTGGTACGGCGTCCACGCCCATCTCGCCAGCGGGCTGACCGCCCCCCAGCACCTGGCGCTCGCCCGCTCCGTCGTCACCTGGTCCGCGGCCCTCGCCGCCCGCCACGGCCTGCCGCTGCCCGAAGTCAACGTCGGCGGCGGGATGACCGTCGACTACACGCGCCCCGCGGACCGCTTCGACTGGGCGGCCCTCGGCGCCGGACTCGACCGCCTCGCCGATGAGCACCCCGGGACGGTGCTCCGGATCGAACCCGGCCGGGCCCTGACCGCGTACTGCGGCTGGTACGCCACCGAGGTCCTCGATGTGAAGCGGAGCCACGGCGAGAACTTCGCCGTACTCCGCGGCGGCACCCACCATCTACGCACCCCGGCCACCAAGGGCCACGACCAGCCGTGCGCCGTGCTGCCCGTCCGCGACCGTCCGGACGAGCGGCCCGGCGACCTGGTCGGCGCGCTTGCGGAGACCGCCGGTACGGTCACCCTCACCGGCCAGTTGTGCACCCCCAAGGACGTCCTCGCGCGCGGCGTCACGGCCCCGGGGCTGCGGCCCGGCGACCGGGTGGCGTTCGCCCTGGCGGGCGCCTACGCCTGGAACATCTCGCACCACGACTTCCTGATGCACCCCCGGCCCGGGTTCCACTTCCTCGGCGCGTCCCCGGGCGGCGGCCCCGGGCGGCCGTAA
- a CDS encoding IucA/IucC family protein — protein MTSTTSDRPTPFAGPPAKLPTPEDAVSHTLLNCLLREVSGPERQTAVSGGRLLLRLPRAGVLLRVALRRTSLIGAHRFAGPVSEERDGTWAAVGWRRLAEHTHTELSLRTGVPNDEFLAQISASHRGVSAALRALPHRRRTGDDRRLAAYLASEQSLALGHRFHPTPKAHGGDPAAWSSYAPDAGVSFPLRMLAVRDHLVAEEHADPESRHGTEPLDRLAPVPPGYRLLPAHPWQYAELGPALRPLLAAGDILDLGPGRRPFTPTASVRTLYDGETFLKFSLNVRITNCLRKNSAYELSGAVALTRLLAPALADLAARFPGSGVLREPAYRSLAVPGPGGRPDTTLLEGFGVIVREGLEGRLGPGVTPLLAASVADEYPTGPGHVSALGPAGDPARALDWWRAYLALLVPPVLAAYFDHGLVLEPHLQNVVVGVGDDGRPVRILFRDLEGTKLLPEHHAGALAALPPEVAAPMTYDARRGWDRVVYCLLVNHVAELLAALADLHPQTEAALWAEVRRTLGRYADEHGCPPQLSALLAGVPLPAKANLLTRWERSADRHAGYVRLPSPLAEDVLRQATRNDAERSPS, from the coding sequence ATGACCAGCACCACATCCGACCGCCCCACCCCCTTCGCCGGCCCGCCGGCCAAACTGCCCACCCCCGAGGACGCGGTATCCCACACGCTCCTCAACTGCCTGCTGCGCGAGGTCTCAGGACCCGAACGCCAGACCGCGGTCAGCGGCGGCCGACTGCTGCTGCGGCTGCCCCGCGCCGGAGTGCTGCTCCGCGTCGCCCTGCGCCGTACCTCCCTCATCGGAGCCCACCGCTTCGCCGGCCCCGTCAGCGAAGAACGCGACGGCACCTGGGCCGCCGTGGGCTGGCGGCGGCTCGCCGAACACACCCACACCGAACTGTCCCTGCGCACCGGAGTGCCCAACGACGAGTTCCTCGCCCAGATCAGCGCCAGCCACCGGGGCGTCTCCGCCGCCCTGCGGGCCCTCCCGCACCGCCGCCGCACCGGCGACGACCGCAGACTCGCCGCCTACCTCGCCTCCGAACAGTCCCTCGCCCTCGGCCACCGCTTCCACCCCACACCCAAGGCCCACGGCGGCGACCCCGCCGCCTGGTCCAGCTACGCCCCCGACGCCGGAGTCTCCTTCCCGCTGCGTATGCTCGCGGTCCGCGACCACCTCGTCGCCGAAGAGCACGCCGACCCCGAGTCCCGGCACGGCACCGAACCGCTCGACCGGCTCGCCCCCGTACCGCCCGGCTACCGGCTGCTGCCCGCACACCCCTGGCAGTACGCCGAACTCGGCCCCGCGCTGCGCCCGCTGCTGGCCGCCGGGGACATCCTCGATCTGGGCCCCGGCCGACGGCCCTTCACCCCCACCGCGTCCGTCCGCACGCTGTACGACGGCGAGACCTTCCTCAAGTTCAGCCTCAACGTCCGCATCACCAACTGCCTGCGCAAGAACTCCGCCTACGAACTCTCCGGCGCCGTCGCCCTGACCCGGCTGCTCGCCCCCGCCCTCGCCGACCTCGCCGCCCGCTTCCCCGGCAGCGGCGTCCTGCGGGAGCCGGCCTACCGCAGCCTCGCCGTCCCCGGTCCCGGCGGACGGCCCGACACCACCCTCCTCGAAGGCTTCGGTGTCATCGTCCGCGAGGGGCTGGAAGGACGGCTCGGACCCGGCGTCACCCCACTGCTCGCCGCCTCCGTCGCCGACGAGTACCCCACCGGCCCCGGACACGTCTCCGCCCTCGGGCCCGCCGGGGACCCCGCCCGCGCGCTCGACTGGTGGCGCGCCTACCTCGCCCTCCTCGTCCCGCCCGTCCTGGCCGCCTACTTCGACCACGGCCTCGTCCTCGAACCCCACCTCCAGAACGTCGTCGTCGGCGTCGGCGACGACGGCCGGCCCGTCCGGATCCTCTTCCGCGATCTGGAGGGCACCAAACTGTTGCCGGAGCACCATGCCGGGGCCCTCGCCGCCCTGCCGCCCGAGGTCGCCGCGCCCATGACCTACGACGCCCGGCGCGGCTGGGACCGGGTCGTGTACTGCCTCCTCGTCAACCATGTCGCGGAGCTCCTCGCGGCCCTCGCCGACCTCCATCCGCAGACCGAGGCCGCGCTCTGGGCCGAGGTCCGCCGCACCCTCGGGCGGTACGCCGACGAACACGGCTGCCCGCCGCAACTGAGCGCCCTGCTGGCGGGCGTCCCCCTGCCCGCGAAGGCCAACCTCCTCACCCGCTGGGAGCGGTCCGCCGACCGGCACGCCGGATATGTCCGGCTGCCCTCCCCGCTCGCCGAGGACGTCCTGCGCCAGGCGACCCGCAACGACGCCGAACGGAGCCCCTCATGA
- a CDS encoding YoaK family protein: MKPPAGPALTTAMVVLTLTTGVIEAVSFLVLGPVFTAVQTGNLLLLGFAVAGEGGLSPAASATSLGGFTAGAVLGARFESGLDLRGRHWFGLALLTEAALLAAAGAVGWHTSGSGTHPAGPDLTVTVLVAAAMGMRNVTTLRARVPDFTTTVATRSLTALLAPLGADTRIAAGAKRQSRRLATVGAMFTGGLLGALLLRAGVRPAVLLLAVAAAVAATAACQEAVRRRPAG, encoded by the coding sequence GTGAAACCACCGGCCGGGCCCGCCCTCACCACCGCGATGGTCGTCCTCACCCTCACCACCGGGGTCATCGAGGCCGTCAGTTTCCTGGTCCTCGGGCCGGTCTTCACCGCCGTCCAGACCGGCAATCTGCTGCTTCTGGGCTTCGCGGTCGCCGGGGAGGGCGGGCTCTCCCCGGCGGCCTCCGCCACCTCACTCGGCGGCTTCACCGCGGGTGCCGTACTCGGAGCCCGCTTCGAGTCCGGACTCGACCTGAGGGGCCGCCACTGGTTCGGCCTCGCCCTGCTCACCGAGGCCGCGCTGCTGGCCGCCGCCGGGGCCGTCGGCTGGCACACCAGCGGTTCCGGTACGCATCCGGCCGGACCGGATCTCACGGTCACCGTCCTGGTCGCGGCCGCGATGGGCATGCGGAACGTCACCACCCTCCGCGCCCGGGTACCCGACTTCACCACCACGGTCGCCACCCGCTCGCTGACCGCACTCCTCGCCCCCCTCGGGGCCGACACCCGCATCGCCGCCGGAGCGAAGCGCCAGTCCCGGCGCCTGGCCACCGTGGGCGCCATGTTCACGGGCGGGCTGCTCGGTGCCCTGCTGCTGCGCGCCGGTGTCCGCCCGGCCGTGCTCCTGCTCGCGGTCGCCGCGGCGGTCGCCGCCACCGCCGCCTGCCAGGAAGCCGTCCGCCGCCGGCCCGCCGGATAA
- a CDS encoding cytochrome P450: MALGSATAGTRAVPRAPGSLPLVGHALKLWRDPLRFLHSLHRYGDLVRLDLGTMPLYVVTSSELVHQVLTAKARSFEKGRFYERLRPLAGNGLATADGEYHRKHRRLMQPMFSRQHIAGYSEAMSHKALELAESWRPGMRVEVEEAMSTYAVETLASTMFSTDFGRPAVTAVRDNLPVLLNNLLVRAASPRILDRLPIRANRDFDAAAARLRAVIDETILAARADGPSGRDDLLTLLLNARDAESSERLDDTEVRDELSTILFAGVETTTAALSWTLTELGRHPAVDAAVAREVRAVVGDRPVTVDDVPRLPALRRALDEAIRLHSVTLLMRRAVEPVELAGHRLPSGTEVGFSLYAIHRDGRVYENPEAYDPDRWLPERQEAAGLGRTAYLPFGAGSRKCIGDLFTYTEATIALATILARWRLEPAPGAGPRQVASTVPRAEGSVMTVRPRG; encoded by the coding sequence ATGGCCTTGGGTTCAGCGACGGCAGGAACGAGGGCGGTGCCGCGGGCGCCGGGGTCGCTGCCGCTGGTGGGGCACGCGCTCAAACTCTGGCGGGACCCGCTGCGGTTCCTGCATTCGCTGCACCGGTACGGCGATCTCGTACGGCTGGACCTGGGGACGATGCCGCTCTACGTGGTCACCTCGTCGGAGCTGGTGCACCAGGTGCTGACGGCGAAGGCACGCAGCTTCGAGAAGGGCAGGTTCTACGAGCGGCTGCGGCCGCTGGCGGGCAACGGTCTGGCGACCGCCGACGGGGAGTACCACCGCAAGCACCGCAGGCTGATGCAGCCGATGTTCTCCCGGCAGCACATCGCCGGCTACTCGGAGGCGATGAGCCACAAGGCCCTGGAGCTGGCGGAGTCGTGGCGGCCAGGTATGCGGGTCGAGGTCGAGGAGGCGATGAGCACCTATGCGGTGGAGACGCTGGCGTCGACGATGTTCTCCACCGACTTCGGGCGGCCCGCGGTCACCGCGGTCCGGGACAACCTTCCGGTTCTGCTCAACAATCTGCTGGTACGGGCGGCTTCGCCGCGGATACTGGACCGGCTGCCGATCCGCGCCAACCGGGACTTCGACGCCGCCGCCGCCCGGCTTCGCGCGGTCATCGACGAGACGATCCTCGCCGCCCGCGCCGACGGGCCCTCGGGCCGGGACGATCTGCTCACGCTGCTGCTGAACGCCCGTGACGCCGAGAGCAGTGAACGGCTCGACGACACGGAGGTCAGGGACGAGCTGAGCACGATTCTCTTCGCCGGGGTGGAGACGACCACGGCGGCGCTGTCCTGGACGCTGACCGAGCTGGGCCGGCATCCCGCGGTCGACGCGGCGGTGGCCCGGGAGGTGCGGGCGGTGGTCGGCGACCGTCCGGTGACCGTCGACGATGTGCCGCGGCTGCCCGCTCTGCGCCGGGCGCTGGACGAGGCGATCCGGCTGCACAGTGTCACCCTGCTGATGCGCCGGGCCGTCGAGCCGGTGGAACTGGCCGGTCATCGGCTGCCGTCGGGGACGGAGGTGGGGTTCAGTCTGTACGCGATACACCGGGACGGGCGGGTGTACGAGAACCCGGAGGCGTACGACCCGGACCGCTGGCTTCCGGAACGTCAGGAGGCGGCGGGGCTGGGGCGCACCGCGTACCTTCCGTTCGGCGCGGGCAGCCGCAAGTGCATCGGGGACCTCTTCACCTACACGGAGGCGACGATCGCCCTGGCGACGATCCTCGCCCGCTGGCGGCTGGAACCGGCCCCGGGGGCCGGGCCGCGGCAGGTGGCCTCCACGGTTCCGCGGGCCGAGGGGTCCGTGATGACCGTACGTCCCCGGGGGTGA
- a CDS encoding YbdD/YjiX family protein has product MTARGPGGAVRRGLRAVYWYVREVSGDTAYDRYCAHRRRVRPDEPVPTRREFQRQRARKLAETPQSRCC; this is encoded by the coding sequence ATGACCGCCCGGGGGCCGGGCGGGGCGGTACGGCGCGGACTGCGCGCCGTGTACTGGTATGTGCGCGAGGTCAGCGGGGACACCGCGTACGACCGCTACTGCGCGCACCGGCGCCGGGTCCGGCCGGACGAGCCGGTGCCGACCCGGCGGGAGTTCCAGCGGCAGCGGGCCCGGAAGCTGGCGGAGACCCCGCAGTCACGCTGCTGCTGA
- a CDS encoding carbon starvation CstA family protein, with product MIWAAVALTGALCWGVLALSRGEEISAVWLVAAALGSYAIAYRFYSRFIVTRILKPDDTRATPAERLEDGVDYQPTDKRVLLGHHFAAIAGAGPLVGPVLAVQMGYLPGTLWIVFGVIFAGAVQDMVVLFLSMRRDGKSLGQMAREEIGRVGGTAALIAVFAIMIILLAVLALVVVNALAHSPWGTFSVAMTIPIALFMGFYLHIMRPGRVLETSLIGVALLLLAIVGGGWIQESSLADTFTLSPTTLVFCLVGYGFVASVLPVWMLLAPRDYLSTFMKIGTIALLALGVVFAAPKLQADAVTDFASSGDGPVFAGSLFPFLFITIACGALSGFHSLVSSGTTPKLIAKESQVRMIGYGAMLMESFVAVMALIAAAVLDPGLYYAMNAPAGMLGNTVESASAAVANLGFTITPDELAAAAKAVEESTLVARTGGAPTLAVGMAQIFSDVIGGEGMKAFWYHFAIMFEALFILTTVDAGTRVGRFMLQDMLGNVWKPMGRVNWKPGIWLASALVVAGWGYFLYAGATDPLGGINQLFPLFGIANQLLAAVALTVATTLLVKSGRLRWAWVTGVPLAFTVAVTFTASWQKVFSPDPRVGFFAQRDRFADAADAGKVLAPAKNADDMDTIVLNSTVDGVLIILFVLLVTVVVVNAAVVCVRALRSPTLPPTTETPYVASALELPAPTAKAGVRE from the coding sequence ATGATCTGGGCGGCGGTCGCCCTCACCGGCGCGCTCTGCTGGGGCGTGCTGGCGCTCTCGCGCGGTGAGGAGATCTCCGCCGTCTGGCTGGTGGCCGCCGCGCTCGGTTCGTACGCCATCGCCTACCGCTTCTACTCGCGCTTCATCGTCACCCGGATCCTGAAGCCGGACGACACCCGTGCCACGCCCGCCGAGCGGCTGGAGGACGGGGTCGACTACCAGCCCACGGACAAGCGGGTGCTGCTCGGTCATCACTTCGCCGCCATCGCGGGCGCGGGTCCGCTGGTGGGTCCGGTGCTGGCGGTGCAGATGGGATATCTGCCGGGCACCCTGTGGATCGTGTTCGGCGTGATCTTCGCCGGGGCGGTGCAGGACATGGTGGTGCTGTTCCTGTCGATGCGGCGGGACGGCAAGAGCCTCGGGCAGATGGCCCGGGAGGAGATCGGCCGGGTCGGCGGCACCGCGGCGCTGATCGCCGTCTTCGCCATCATGATCATCCTGCTGGCGGTGCTGGCGCTGGTCGTGGTCAATGCCCTGGCGCATTCGCCCTGGGGCACCTTCTCGGTGGCGATGACCATCCCGATCGCCCTGTTCATGGGCTTCTATCTGCATATCATGCGGCCCGGCCGGGTGCTGGAGACCAGTCTGATCGGTGTGGCGCTGCTGCTGCTGGCGATCGTGGGCGGCGGCTGGATTCAGGAGTCGTCGCTGGCGGACACCTTCACCCTCAGCCCGACGACGCTGGTGTTCTGTCTGGTGGGGTACGGATTCGTGGCCTCGGTGCTGCCGGTGTGGATGCTGCTCGCGCCCCGGGACTACCTCTCCACCTTTATGAAGATCGGTACGATCGCGCTGCTCGCGCTCGGGGTGGTGTTCGCGGCGCCGAAGCTCCAGGCGGACGCCGTGACGGACTTCGCCTCCTCCGGTGACGGGCCGGTCTTCGCCGGTTCGCTCTTCCCGTTCCTGTTCATCACGATCGCCTGCGGCGCACTGTCCGGCTTCCACTCCCTGGTCTCCTCCGGCACCACGCCGAAGCTGATCGCCAAGGAGTCCCAGGTCCGGATGATCGGCTACGGGGCGATGCTGATGGAGTCGTTCGTCGCCGTGATGGCGCTGATCGCCGCCGCGGTGCTCGACCCTGGCCTGTACTACGCCATGAACGCCCCGGCCGGGATGCTCGGCAACACCGTCGAATCGGCCTCGGCGGCCGTCGCGAATCTGGGCTTCACCATCACGCCCGACGAGCTGGCCGCGGCCGCGAAGGCGGTGGAGGAGTCCACCCTGGTCGCCCGGACCGGCGGCGCGCCGACGCTGGCCGTGGGAATGGCGCAGATCTTCTCCGATGTCATCGGAGGGGAGGGCATGAAGGCGTTCTGGTACCACTTCGCCATCATGTTCGAGGCGCTGTTCATCCTGACGACCGTCGACGCGGGGACCCGGGTGGGCCGTTTCATGCTCCAGGACATGCTGGGCAATGTGTGGAAGCCGATGGGCCGGGTCAACTGGAAGCCCGGTATCTGGCTGGCGAGTGCGCTGGTGGTCGCCGGCTGGGGGTACTTCCTGTACGCCGGTGCCACCGATCCGCTCGGCGGGATCAACCAGCTCTTCCCGCTCTTCGGGATCGCCAACCAGCTGCTGGCCGCCGTGGCGCTGACCGTGGCGACGACCCTGCTGGTGAAGTCGGGGCGGTTGCGCTGGGCGTGGGTGACCGGGGTGCCGCTCGCCTTCACCGTCGCGGTGACGTTCACCGCGAGCTGGCAGAAGGTGTTCTCGCCCGATCCCCGGGTCGGATTCTTCGCCCAGCGCGACCGGTTCGCCGACGCCGCCGACGCGGGGAAGGTGCTGGCGCCCGCCAAGAACGCCGACGATATGGACACCATCGTGCTGAACTCCACCGTCGATGGGGTGCTGATCATCCTGTTCGTGCTGCTGGTGACGGTGGTCGTGGTCAACGCGGCCGTGGTCTGTGTCCGGGCCCTGCGCTCCCCCACCCTGCCGCCGACGACCGAGACCCCCTATGTGGCCTCGGCCCTGGAGCTCCCGGCTCCGACGGCGAAGGCCGGGGTGCGCGAATGA
- the tgmA gene encoding putative ATP-grasp-modified RiPP, with amino-acid sequence MKPFAWNYARPAELSPVVDQYSYDATLQMNVLPDGRPAILDRALLAAVGTTTSTAGSATHFDD; translated from the coding sequence ATGAAACCGTTCGCGTGGAACTACGCACGTCCGGCCGAGCTGTCGCCCGTCGTCGACCAGTACTCGTACGACGCGACCCTCCAGATGAACGTCCTGCCCGACGGTCGCCCCGCGATTCTGGACCGGGCGCTGCTGGCGGCGGTCGGCACCACCACTTCGACGGCGGGCTCCGCCACCCACTTCGACGACTGA
- a CDS encoding phosphotransferase — MQHRPDGIDDSGLRRALSAWNIEADILSYVPLGFGDHHWSAQDTGGARWFVTVSDLAEKYHCGIGVAAARDGLRRAMDTAAALGDAGLGPADGGFVVAPLRTARGETLRDLDERHAVTVFPWLEGAAGDFGDEPELGERAEILGLLATLHRTAPPAAARTLPPGLPARRRLERALRATGEPWHGGPRSEPARELLAEHAPAVRRSLDAFDRLAAAVRAGAPAPVLTHGEPHPGNLLRHGDRRLLLDWDTVGLAVPERDLWLVARDDADLALYTELTGRRPDPGALALYRMRWSLEDLDDFLVRFRSPHTATPDTEEAWRGLTGTLKGLGAPPS, encoded by the coding sequence ATGCAACACCGGCCCGACGGAATCGACGACTCCGGCCTCCGCCGGGCCCTGTCGGCCTGGAACATCGAGGCCGACATCCTCAGCTATGTGCCGCTCGGCTTCGGGGACCACCACTGGAGCGCCCAGGACACCGGGGGAGCACGGTGGTTCGTCACCGTCTCCGACCTCGCGGAGAAATATCACTGCGGGATAGGGGTGGCCGCGGCCCGGGACGGCCTGCGCCGTGCCATGGACACCGCGGCCGCACTCGGCGACGCCGGGCTCGGCCCCGCCGACGGCGGTTTCGTCGTGGCACCCCTGCGCACGGCCCGCGGGGAGACCCTCCGGGACCTGGACGAACGGCATGCCGTCACCGTCTTCCCGTGGCTGGAGGGGGCCGCCGGGGACTTCGGCGACGAGCCGGAACTCGGCGAACGGGCCGAGATCCTCGGGCTGCTGGCCACCCTCCACCGCACCGCGCCGCCCGCCGCCGCCCGGACGCTGCCGCCAGGACTGCCGGCCAGGAGAAGACTGGAGCGGGCCCTGCGGGCCACCGGGGAGCCGTGGCACGGCGGCCCCCGGTCCGAACCCGCCCGTGAACTGCTCGCGGAGCACGCCCCCGCGGTACGGCGGAGCCTCGACGCCTTCGACCGGCTGGCGGCCGCGGTCCGGGCCGGGGCCCCGGCGCCGGTGCTCACCCATGGCGAACCGCACCCCGGGAACCTCTTGCGCCACGGAGACCGCAGGCTGCTGCTCGACTGGGACACCGTGGGCCTCGCCGTGCCCGAACGGGATCTGTGGCTGGTCGCCCGCGACGACGCCGACCTCGCTCTGTACACGGAACTCACCGGCCGACGGCCCGACCCCGGCGCGCTCGCCCTCTACCGAATGCGCTGGAGCCTGGAGGATCTCGACGACTTCCTCGTCCGGTTCCGTTCCCCGCATACCGCCACACCCGACACGGAAGAGGCATGGCGGGGATTGACGGGCACCCTGAAAGGCCTGGGGGCACCGCCGTCCTGA
- the tgmB gene encoding ATP-grasp ribosomal peptide maturase, producing the protein MTVLILTSEEDVTADMVVAQLHKRGVPLVRFDPADLPGDGTLSAEYVRGEFRGYLSTGGRVVSMDGLRSIWVRRPGEPAAHAPEPSAWLTAESGQALYGMLHSTSARWMNEPGAAARARLKPWQLRVAHRSGFPVPATVVTTYPQVARQFADQYRHVVVKAVSGKPPHDPPMALPTTLVPPDADFADVAAGPTLLQRYIAKEADIRLTCVGEELFAARKTAAPGQVDGRYGETGHTWEPVPVPDRIRRAVTRYTELAQLAYGAFDFAEDAEGTWWFLECNQGGQFGFIELETEQPVADAVAQWLSIPAD; encoded by the coding sequence ATGACGGTACTGATCCTGACCAGCGAGGAGGACGTCACCGCCGACATGGTGGTGGCACAGCTCCACAAGCGCGGTGTCCCCCTCGTCCGGTTCGACCCCGCCGACCTTCCCGGGGACGGCACGCTCTCCGCCGAGTACGTACGGGGCGAATTCCGCGGTTATCTGTCCACCGGAGGGCGGGTCGTCAGCATGGACGGCCTGCGCTCCATCTGGGTGCGCCGGCCGGGCGAGCCGGCCGCCCATGCCCCCGAACCTTCCGCATGGCTGACCGCCGAGAGCGGACAGGCCCTCTACGGCATGCTCCACAGCACGAGCGCCCGCTGGATGAACGAACCCGGTGCGGCCGCCAGGGCACGGCTCAAACCGTGGCAGTTGCGGGTCGCCCACCGCAGCGGCTTTCCGGTGCCCGCGACGGTCGTCACCACCTATCCGCAGGTGGCCCGGCAGTTCGCGGACCAGTACCGGCATGTCGTGGTGAAGGCGGTATCGGGCAAGCCGCCGCACGACCCCCCGATGGCGCTGCCCACCACGCTCGTACCGCCGGACGCCGACTTCGCCGATGTGGCGGCGGGCCCCACCCTGCTCCAGCGTTATATCGCGAAGGAGGCCGATATCCGCCTGACCTGTGTGGGCGAAGAACTCTTCGCCGCCCGTAAGACGGCCGCCCCGGGCCAGGTGGACGGCCGGTACGGGGAGACCGGGCACACCTGGGAGCCGGTTCCGGTTCCGGACCGGATCCGGCGCGCGGTCACCCGCTACACGGAACTGGCCCAGCTCGCCTACGGGGCCTTCGACTTCGCGGAGGACGCCGAGGGGACCTGGTGGTTCCTGGAGTGCAACCAGGGCGGCCAGTTCGGGTTCATCGAACTGGAGACGGAACAGCCGGTGGCCGATGCCGTCGCCCAGTGGCTGAGTATCCCGGCGGACTGA